ATTTCATGCACGGCTGAGGAAACGGCAATTGCTTGTCAACAACTTTATCAACGTTGGCAGTTAGACTCACCAGAGCAACAGCAAGCATGGCGATCGCACTATGGCTTAACCCAGGAACAGCTAGAACTAATCGCCACACGCGAACAGCGCATCCAAACATTTAAACAACTGACTTGGGGGCACAAACTTAAGTCCTACTTCTTGCAACGCAAACACGACTTAGATCAGGTTATTTACTCACTGCTGCGAACTCGTCAACATGATCTGGCGCAGGAGTTGTATTTTCGGATTCAAGAAGGCGAACAATCCTTTGCGGATCTGGTATATCAATACTCTGAGGGAGAAGAAGTCAAAACAGGCGGACTGGTGGGTCCAATTGAATTGGGAATGCTCCGTCAAGAATTGGCAAACTTGTTCTATAGCAGTCAGGTTGGCGAGGCTCATCCGTTGAAATTGGGGGAATGGTGTCTGATCGTGCGATTGGAAAAACGCATCCCTG
This genomic stretch from Oscillatoria sp. FACHB-1407 harbors:
- a CDS encoding peptidylprolyl isomerase → MKYTSFSVFETMDQVTVSESISISRLASYQLIPQLLCESIVDRAIASISCTAEETAIACQQLYQRWQLDSPEQQQAWRSHYGLTQEQLELIATREQRIQTFKQLTWGHKLKSYFLQRKHDLDQVIYSLLRTRQHDLAQELYFRIQEGEQSFADLVYQYSEGEEVKTGGLVGPIELGMLRQELANLFYSSQVGEAHPLKLGEWCLIVRLEKRIPAQLDETMQQRLLQEQFDEWLRSHIQELNEFDQRWFGVHLERSLNSAG